The Thermococcus sp. 21S7 genome includes the window GGACTCAGTACCTCGGAAACGCAACGCTGAGGCTGGGCTTTAGAGGGATTACCAACTACACGGTTGAGGAGAGGATTTACACCGCAAACGGCTGGGAAACTGTCAGAACATGGAACGGAACCGGAAGAAGGGCCGAGATAAACGTCAGCCTGGGAACCGCCGACCAAGGAAGTCTCTTCCTGATACGCTCGGGGAAATCTCTCCTAGAAAACGAGTCTGGCTTCTTCAAAGGAGGGATGAAGCTCTACCCGAAGCTTCCGGAGGACTATATAACCTTCATTGGGAGCGGGTATAGAGAAAGGACTGTTTTCCAGTTCAGGGGCGGAGAGAACTATGCGGTGATTTATGCCCCCAAAATGGACGGCTCCTGGAACCACGATGTTTATTCGACGGCAATGGCACTTATATGGCTCCACATGGCAGACAGGGGCGATGGCACCAAAGAGGCCATAGAATTTCTCGAACTCGCGAGCCCCGGGGAATCCATGACCTTCGACGGCGATGCCTACGCGCTGATAGCCCTGAGCCTATACGGTGGAAAGTGGGAAAGCAACAGGCCCGGACCAGTGAATAATGAGCCAAGCGCCCAATCAGGGGTTTCATGGAGGCTGCCGGCGATTTTTGGGATAGGGCTTTTGATTGGGGCGCTCATTGGCTTTGCGGCCAGAAGAAAGAGTTAGGGACTAAAGGAATGGCCGACCAAGTTGGACCCCCACTCCTCAAACTCCTTTTCAATATATTCAAGAGCCCTCAAGACAGCCCTGTACTCCTCCTCACTCAGGATTCCACGGATTTTTTCGAGGACCCATGCGTTATCCTTCAAACCCCCTCACCCACGGAAGAATGGAAGTTGGGGTTTAAGGGAGTTGCGGAAAAGCATGTCATGTTAAGGTCAGTCTTGAAGATGGGGACATGATGATTGACGACAGAATTGAGATGCCTGTAATAAAGGGAACGAGGATCCAGTGTACTTTATCCTTGAACTCCTCGCCAACGGCTGGAGCTTCTTGAAAGCTACCAGCTAACGAAGAGGATATACTGGCGATCATTTAACACGGTTCCGTTCTATGGCCCCCAAAAAATCAGCCAAATTCTTCACGAAGCCTCTTTTCTATTGTTTCCAGCAGTTCTGGAGGAATATCTTCACCAGTCAATGCTTTGTAATATCCCCTAACCCAGTTCAAAGAGCTTTTAATAACCCGGTCTTCTTTGTCGGGATAACGACGGAGATATGCCCGCGCCCAATTGACGGTAATCTCAATCAGACCCTCGTACATCACCATCTCCTCTAAAAATTTCAAAAAATGTAAAAATCACAGATACCTCTCCTTCACCCACCTGATGAAGTAGTCCGGGTTCAGCTCCTCGCCGATGGCCTTCCTGAGGAGCTCCTTCGGCGGGTAGATGCTTCCCCAGAGGTGTATCTTCTCCCTCAGCCAGGCCTTGATTGGCTCGAACTCGGCCCTTGCAACCTTCTCCTCGAAGTCCGGGATGTCCTTCTTCATATGGTAGTAGAGCTGGGCCGAGAGGAGCGTTCCTATGCTGTAGGTCGGGAAGTAGCCTATCGTTCCGTGCGCCCAGTGGATGTCCTGGAGTATTCCCTCGCGGTAGGTCTTCGGCCTTATGCCGAGGAGGTTCTCCATCTCGTCGTTCCAGAGCTCTGGGAGGTCTCTGGCTTTAACACCCTCGTTGAGCATCATCCTCTCCAGCTTGAAGCGGAGGAGTATGTGGAAGTTGTAGGTGACGACGTCGGCCTCGGTTCGTATGAAGTCCGGGCGCACCATGTTGAAGTAGAGGTAGACGTCCTCCGGCGTGTACTTGGACATGAAGGGCAGGTTCTCACGAAGGGTCGGGTAGATTAGCCCGGCGAACTCCCTTGAGCGGCCGACTATGTTCTCCCAGAAGCGGCTCTGGCTCTCGTGGATTCCGAGGGAAACGCCGCCGGCTATGGGGGTGAAGGTGAAGCGCTCGTCCTGCTGGAGTTCGTAAAGGGCGTGACCGAACTCGTGGACGGTGCTGAGGACGGTCATCCTGAAGTCGTAGCCCTCGTAGCGCGTGGTTATCCTGACGTCCCTTATGCCGAACTCGGTTGTGAAGGGATGAGCCGAAACGTCGAGCCTTGAGCGAACGCCGAGCGGGAAGCCGAACTTTTCGAGTATCCAGCGGTTCACCTTCTCCATCCGGGCCTGCTCGTAGGTCTCCTTCTCAAGCGGGTGGCTCTGGGGAACCTTTCCTTCTTCCATTATCTTTTCGAGGAGCGGCTTGAGCTCCTTCTCAAGCTTGTCGAACATCCTTGTGACGTCCTTTGTCGTGGTTCCCTCCTCGAATAGGTCAAGTAAAGCGTCGTACGGCTCGTTCTCGTAGCCGAGGTAGTCGGCGGCGCGCTTTGCGAGGTCTATGATTCTGTCGAGCCAGGGTTCGAACTTGGAGTAGTCGTCGCTCTTCTTGGCCTCCTCCCAGGCCTTCGTTGCCTGGCTGGTGACCTCGCTCATCTCCCTGAGAAACTCGGGCGGGAATGAGCGGCTTATCCGTATGTTCCTGTCCAGAACGCGAACGACACCGCGCTCGTACTCGTTGAGCTCAAGCCCCTTGGCCTTTTCGACGAGCTCGATGAACTCCGGCTTGAGGAGGAACTCCTGG containing:
- a CDS encoding carboxypeptidase M32 is translated as MESVFQNETVREILMRYRRIWAIGHAQSVLGWDMEVNMPREGILERSVAQGELSVLSQEFLLKPEFIELVEKAKGLELNEYERGVVRVLDRNIRISRSFPPEFLREMSEVTSQATKAWEEAKKSDDYSKFEPWLDRIIDLAKRAADYLGYENEPYDALLDLFEEGTTTKDVTRMFDKLEKELKPLLEKIMEEGKVPQSHPLEKETYEQARMEKVNRWILEKFGFPLGVRSRLDVSAHPFTTEFGIRDVRITTRYEGYDFRMTVLSTVHEFGHALYELQQDERFTFTPIAGGVSLGIHESQSRFWENIVGRSREFAGLIYPTLRENLPFMSKYTPEDVYLYFNMVRPDFIRTEADVVTYNFHILLRFKLERMMLNEGVKARDLPELWNDEMENLLGIRPKTYREGILQDIHWAHGTIGYFPTYSIGTLLSAQLYYHMKKDIPDFEEKVARAEFEPIKAWLREKIHLWGSIYPPKELLRKAIGEELNPDYFIRWVKERYL